From the Vibrio ziniensis genome, the window TTGAAGTAAGGGCTCCCAATGGCTAAAACCTTTTATATGATGCGTCACGGTGAGACGCTGTTTAACGTAAGAAGAAAAATCCAAGGTTGGTGTGATTCCCCACTGACCGCAAAAGGCGTTCGTCAGGCACAGCTTGTAGCTGAGTTTTTTGACAGCATTGAACTGGATCATCTCTATAGTTCTTCCACCGAGCGAGCTTGTGATACGGCTGAGATTGTTACTCGCAATAAAATGCCAATCACACGCCTGAAAGGGTTGAAAGAGATGAACTTTGGTATCTATGAAGGTGAAAGTGAAGATCTACACCCGAGTTACGATGCTCGTGAAACGCACTATTTACAGTTCGGTGGTGAATCTCGTCAGCAGCTCAAAGATCGTGTATTGAAAACCTGCATTGACATCATGGAACAAGAAGGCAACAACACAGTGCTGGCGGTTTCACATTCTGGTGCTTGTAAACACTTTTTATCGTTGTGGCATGATTTGGATGATGTCTTGAAAGGTGTGATACCAAACTGTTGTGTTTTTAAATACGAGTACGAGAACAAAACCTTTAAGTTGGTTGAAATATTCGATATAACCAAGAACTTCACCGAATAGAAATCACTAACAGTTGTACGGAAAAGTTGATATGGAAATCATTATAGATAGCCTTGATAGCGGCGAGGTTATTGGCCTGCTAGAAGAGCATTTAGCAGATATGTACGCGACGTCACCGCCAGAAAGTGTTCATGCGTTGGACGTTAATGCGCTTAAATCTCCAGAAATAACCTTTTTTAGCGGTTGGCGAGATGGTCTGCTGATGGGGTGTGTGGCGATTAAACAATTGGATGAGTCGCATGTAGAGCTCAAGTCAATGCGTACCTCACATCACGCTCGAAAGGCTGGGGTGGCGACTTTGCTACTGAAACATGCATTAAATATCGCAACGGAACGTGGTTATCGCCGAATCAGTTTAGAAACGGGGGCGGAAGACTACTTCCTGGCTGCGCGAAACCTTTATGAGAAATTTGGTTTTATTTACTGTGAACCGTTTGCTAACTACAAACCTGATCCTAACAGTAAATTCATGACGTTAGATCTTCACTAGCCTGCAAAATTAGGACTGCAAGATGACACGGAAGTTGTTTTGGCAAAACCCATATCAGATAGAGCTAACGTCAAAAGTGGACGTTATTGATGGCAATAAGATAGAACTGGCTGAAACCATTTTTTATGCAGAATCTGGTGGGCAGGAAAGCGATGTCGGAACCATTGCTGGAATTCCGGTCATTCATGCTGAAAAATCTGGTAAACGTCTCGTTTATACCTTGGAGTCATCGCCCTCGTTTCAAGTGGGGGATGACGTGCAGACATTGATTGATTGGCAACGCCGATATGCTCTAATGAAACTGCATTTTGCTGCTGAAGTAGTGCTTGTTCTTTTCACTCAATTTCACCCGAATATAAAGAAAATTGGTGCACATATATCGGCAAATAAAAGCAGAATAGATTTTGTCTCCACTGAAAACATAAAGCCACTGCTAGCGAATATTGCTATACATGCTCAACAGTTGCTTGATGCTCAATTACCGATAGAGAGCGCATTTTCGAATGAGATCGAGGAACGCCGCTTTTGGAAAGTGGAAGGCTTTTCTCAAGTGCCATGTGGTGGCACTCACCTAAGAAACACCTCAGAGGTAGGACAAATTAACCTTACGCGATCCAACTTAGGTAAAGGAAAAGAGCGAGTCGAAATAACTATACTTTGATCACAAAATCACCAAAAAAGTGCGATAAGTCACATTTCTGTGCAGAGTGATGTTGTTTATGTGAATGTTAACTTATTGATATCAACAAGTTAGAAGTTGGCACTGGTTATGCAATTCTTTTCTATAGAATGGTATGCAGGAGATCAGTGACATGGAAGTGATTGGTAATAACTTTTTTCTTGGGTTAATGGGT encodes:
- a CDS encoding histidine phosphatase family protein — translated: MAKTFYMMRHGETLFNVRRKIQGWCDSPLTAKGVRQAQLVAEFFDSIELDHLYSSSTERACDTAEIVTRNKMPITRLKGLKEMNFGIYEGESEDLHPSYDARETHYLQFGGESRQQLKDRVLKTCIDIMEQEGNNTVLAVSHSGACKHFLSLWHDLDDVLKGVIPNCCVFKYEYENKTFKLVEIFDITKNFTE
- a CDS encoding GNAT family N-acetyltransferase, with amino-acid sequence MEIIIDSLDSGEVIGLLEEHLADMYATSPPESVHALDVNALKSPEITFFSGWRDGLLMGCVAIKQLDESHVELKSMRTSHHARKAGVATLLLKHALNIATERGYRRISLETGAEDYFLAARNLYEKFGFIYCEPFANYKPDPNSKFMTLDLH
- a CDS encoding alanine--tRNA ligase-related protein — encoded protein: MTRKLFWQNPYQIELTSKVDVIDGNKIELAETIFYAESGGQESDVGTIAGIPVIHAEKSGKRLVYTLESSPSFQVGDDVQTLIDWQRRYALMKLHFAAEVVLVLFTQFHPNIKKIGAHISANKSRIDFVSTENIKPLLANIAIHAQQLLDAQLPIESAFSNEIEERRFWKVEGFSQVPCGGTHLRNTSEVGQINLTRSNLGKGKERVEITIL